A DNA window from Dethiosulfovibrio faecalis contains the following coding sequences:
- a CDS encoding flagellar hook assembly protein FlgD produces MDINQVSSYTGTTTSGTAREPKSTMDKDDFLLLYIEQLKNQDPMDPMDTNEMSSQMSQFSTLEQLVNMNETMETIADQNMMSSLSYIGFQVSYTVESLDAEGNTVTDEKSGVVASIKKKDGTVYLKMLDGTEVDSSKVFAVELPQASSEENA; encoded by the coding sequence TTGGATATCAACCAGGTTTCTTCTTATACCGGTACCACGACTTCCGGTACCGCCAGAGAACCTAAATCGACGATGGACAAAGACGATTTTCTTCTTCTCTACATAGAACAGCTTAAGAACCAAGATCCGATGGATCCGATGGATACGAATGAGATGTCCTCTCAGATGTCCCAGTTCTCGACCTTGGAACAGCTTGTAAATATGAACGAGACCATGGAGACTATCGCCGATCAAAACATGATGAGTTCGTTGAGCTATATAGGCTTTCAGGTCAGCTACACCGTCGAATCCCTGGATGCCGAGGGAAACACCGTAACGGATGAAAAGTCGGGGGTGGTCGCCTCCATAAAGAAAAAGGACGGAACCGTCTATCTCAAGATGCTGGACGGTACCGAGGTCGACTCCTCCAAGGTCTTTGCGGTGGAACTTCCTCAGGCTTCATCCGAGGAAAACGCTTAA
- a CDS encoding flagellar hook protein FlgE, translated as MLRSLFTGVTGVKAHQVKLDVTGNNIANVNSTGFKKSTTIFQDLLSQTTRGAMAPDGNRGGVNAMQVGLGVGVAGIETIHTQGPISYTGNRTDMAIQGDGYYVVTNGTQDLYTRAGNFTTDGNGNLVMSGTGYTLQGYAMSVDPNDPTRYEMDGDLSSVNIPMGQKLEAKKTELVGYRCNLDGRVDEYLPMGMSSGSRTIYASLGGSDVAVNVTEGATTGDFVAFDFDGSTGGPITFGLDGIDAVNGRPELTLGTSTFDLDGVIYTAVYDDTNGVMTIYSDYGGPAEAEAWKANLFDMMDYQYMEVQDTTVTPVVTYNTLIEFNDDPVTGEREMIAWFDDGGTMTRRSLQLGGADGNIPMNTDGTFAIPTSVPADPADQYTLTIGTVALDVLASSDGKSIRLEDSGSQIGSVAQRTASIHEAKSTIYDSQGNEHTLETSWEKIDDNRWRWRVWTANEEISISPNTGIMEFGPDGKISDTSQTEVDLSVSFGALGAENQNVKLDFSGRSFEKEKIDGVTQYGSDFTTKPYYQDGYGMGVLNDFSVGKDGTITGVYDNGQSKALYRLALAMFSNPQGLVKVGDTCFDKSVNSGAARITTALNDGAGSIAGGSLEMSNVDLTEEFTQLMIGQRGFQASARVITTSDSVLEELLNLKR; from the coding sequence ATGCTGAGGTCCCTTTTTACCGGAGTTACAGGAGTAAAAGCCCACCAGGTCAAGTTGGACGTGACGGGAAACAACATCGCCAACGTCAACTCCACGGGATTCAAGAAATCCACGACGATATTCCAGGACCTTCTGTCCCAGACGACAAGAGGCGCCATGGCTCCCGACGGCAACCGCGGAGGGGTCAACGCCATGCAGGTCGGCCTTGGGGTCGGGGTGGCTGGTATCGAGACCATCCACACCCAGGGTCCCATATCCTACACCGGCAACAGGACGGACATGGCCATTCAGGGAGACGGTTACTACGTGGTCACCAACGGAACCCAGGACCTCTACACCAGGGCGGGCAATTTTACCACCGACGGCAACGGCAACCTGGTGATGTCCGGCACGGGCTACACCCTTCAGGGTTACGCCATGTCGGTGGATCCCAACGATCCCACCCGCTACGAAATGGACGGCGATCTCTCGTCGGTAAACATACCGATGGGTCAGAAGCTGGAGGCCAAGAAGACCGAGTTGGTGGGCTATCGTTGTAACCTGGATGGCCGGGTCGACGAGTATCTGCCCATGGGAATGTCCTCCGGCAGCAGGACCATCTACGCATCCCTTGGCGGGAGCGACGTGGCCGTGAACGTGACCGAGGGCGCCACCACCGGTGACTTCGTTGCTTTCGATTTCGACGGCTCGACCGGAGGCCCCATTACCTTCGGGCTTGACGGCATAGACGCAGTCAACGGTCGCCCGGAGCTTACCCTTGGGACCAGCACCTTCGACCTGGACGGAGTCATCTATACCGCCGTCTACGACGACACCAACGGGGTCATGACCATCTATTCCGACTACGGCGGTCCCGCCGAGGCAGAGGCCTGGAAGGCTAACCTGTTTGACATGATGGACTACCAGTATATGGAGGTTCAGGACACGACAGTGACTCCTGTCGTTACCTACAACACCTTGATAGAGTTCAACGACGACCCCGTGACGGGCGAGAGAGAGATGATCGCCTGGTTCGATGACGGCGGAACCATGACCCGTCGCAGCCTTCAGCTAGGCGGAGCCGACGGTAACATCCCGATGAATACCGACGGCACGTTCGCTATCCCAACCTCCGTTCCTGCCGACCCAGCCGATCAGTACACCCTGACCATCGGGACCGTGGCTCTGGACGTCTTGGCCTCCTCGGACGGAAAGTCCATAAGGCTGGAGGACAGCGGAAGCCAGATCGGATCGGTGGCCCAGAGGACCGCCAGTATCCACGAGGCAAAGAGCACCATCTACGATAGCCAGGGCAACGAGCACACTCTGGAGACCAGCTGGGAGAAGATCGACGACAACCGCTGGCGTTGGAGGGTGTGGACCGCTAACGAGGAGATCTCCATCTCTCCGAACACAGGGATTATGGAGTTCGGTCCGGACGGAAAGATAAGCGACACGTCCCAGACGGAGGTGGATCTCTCGGTCAGCTTCGGCGCTCTGGGGGCGGAAAACCAGAACGTGAAGTTGGATTTCAGCGGCAGGAGCTTCGAGAAGGAGAAGATCGACGGGGTTACCCAGTACGGCTCGGACTTCACCACAAAACCCTACTACCAGGACGGCTATGGGATGGGGGTTCTCAACGACTTCTCCGTAGGCAAGGACGGTACCATAACCGGCGTCTACGATAACGGTCAGAGCAAGGCCCTGTACCGTCTCGCCCTGGCCATGTTCTCCAACCCTCAGGGACTCGTAAAGGTCGGCGATACCTGCTTCGACAAGTCGGTTAACTCCGGTGCCGCCAGGATAACCACGGCCTTGAACGACGGTGCTGGAAGCATAGCTGGAGGCTCCCTGGAGATGAGCAACGTGGACCTTACAGAGGAGTTCACCCAGCTGATGATAGGACAGAGAGGATTTCAGGCCAGCGCTAGGGTTATAACGACCAGCGATTCCGTCCTGGAGGAACTTCTGAACCTCAAGAGGTAG
- a CDS encoding motility protein A, which produces MDLATVIGLSLSLILVVGGIVAGGESSAFINLPSMLITIGGTMGAVIMANPVDRIKKLGKITRIAFFSQTPDLVSLVQTIVSFAEKARREGLLALEADASELDDEFLAKSIQLVVDGTDPELVKAILDTEISVLEERHSSNKGMFDTMGELFPAFGMLGTLIGLIAMLRNLDDPGSLGPGMAVALITTFYGSFMANIFALPISSKLAARSSEETVVRELMVEGVLAIQAGENPRIVEEKLKVFLPPEQRKELEERHDTEKGGEE; this is translated from the coding sequence GTGGATCTGGCGACAGTCATCGGACTTTCTCTCTCTCTAATATTGGTGGTAGGAGGCATAGTGGCTGGAGGAGAATCCTCGGCTTTCATAAACCTTCCCTCTATGTTGATCACGATAGGCGGAACCATGGGTGCGGTTATAATGGCCAATCCTGTGGATAGAATCAAAAAGCTCGGAAAGATCACGAGAATCGCCTTTTTCTCTCAGACCCCTGATTTGGTGTCTTTGGTGCAGACGATAGTCAGCTTTGCCGAAAAGGCCAGACGGGAAGGGTTGCTGGCGTTGGAGGCAGATGCCTCGGAGCTGGACGACGAGTTTTTGGCCAAGTCCATTCAGCTTGTCGTCGACGGCACAGACCCCGAGCTGGTAAAGGCGATTCTCGATACCGAGATCAGCGTGCTGGAGGAACGTCATTCCTCGAACAAGGGAATGTTCGATACTATGGGTGAACTGTTCCCCGCTTTCGGAATGTTGGGGACCCTCATAGGTCTTATAGCCATGCTCAGGAATCTTGACGATCCTGGTTCCCTTGGCCCAGGAATGGCGGTCGCTCTTATCACGACTTTTTACGGCTCTTTTATGGCTAATATCTTTGCCTTGCCCATATCCTCCAAGCTTGCGGCCAGGTCCTCGGAGGAGACGGTGGTCAGGGAGCTCATGGTGGAAGGAGTCCTGGCAATCCAGGCTGGAGAGAACCCCAGGATAGTGGAGGAAAAGCTAAAGGTCTTTCTTCCTCCGGAGCAGCGCAAGGAGCTTGAGGAACGCCACGATACCGAAAAGGGCGGAGAGGAATAG
- a CDS encoding flagellar export protein FliJ codes for MKDRIDRFRKILKAKETARDLVIKELAELKKQEKTFLEHLRELRNEKLEYMRRFENIASGNVTIEDLRIGSEDISRTEDHIKEGIVKVLSLRKKMEAVEAALLERHRDVRKVETYLLQMELQWEKECQRKEQMSIDEIAGMLHHRRSGN; via the coding sequence TTGAAGGACAGAATAGATCGGTTCCGGAAGATCTTGAAGGCCAAGGAGACCGCAAGGGACCTGGTCATAAAAGAACTGGCGGAGCTTAAAAAACAGGAAAAAACCTTCTTGGAGCATCTTAGAGAATTGAGAAACGAAAAACTGGAATATATGCGTCGATTCGAAAACATAGCCAGTGGAAACGTCACCATAGAGGATCTTCGTATCGGCAGCGAGGACATCTCCAGGACTGAGGACCATATCAAAGAGGGAATAGTAAAGGTCCTCAGCTTGAGAAAAAAGATGGAGGCCGTAGAGGCCGCGTTGCTGGAGAGACACAGGGACGTTCGTAAGGTGGAGACCTATCTTTTACAGATGGAACTTCAATGGGAAAAGGAATGTCAGAGGAAAGAACAGATGTCGATAGACGAGATAGCCGGAATGCTTCACCATCGCAGGAGCGGGAACTGA
- a CDS encoding FliH/SctL family protein — protein MSDSSRRRLIRAVRLVPEAVRIGMAPVEPENSELESEVSEEAETLELEEARWRSVCEDLEARLRASEESCRSLQDQWDEREASREKETAELRAKIEEDGKKACEEGRAKGFAEGKEKGLTEGRLELEAEIRSEMEKKLSGAIELLNEVHRQIEGNLEELLAANPYRLVRLWQKVLSRLLVREVAFDQEAALRLLKGLLSRASEKEDLRVYLNPDDLDLIESQKGNFGDLMRGIRNIEFMADDEVDKGSCIVETGLGIYDARWRTQLEQIGVEVEGVLTEGMANDEDR, from the coding sequence TTGTCTGATTCCTCTCGTCGCCGTCTTATCCGTGCCGTCCGGCTTGTGCCTGAGGCGGTTCGGATAGGAATGGCTCCTGTAGAACCTGAAAACTCCGAGCTCGAATCGGAAGTCAGTGAAGAGGCAGAGACCCTTGAGCTGGAGGAGGCGCGTTGGCGTTCTGTCTGCGAGGATCTTGAGGCTCGTCTTCGGGCTTCCGAGGAGAGTTGCCGATCTCTTCAGGACCAATGGGATGAAAGAGAGGCCTCAAGGGAAAAAGAGACGGCCGAGCTTCGAGCCAAGATCGAGGAGGATGGGAAAAAAGCCTGCGAAGAGGGCAGGGCTAAGGGGTTTGCCGAGGGAAAAGAGAAGGGGCTTACGGAAGGACGATTGGAACTCGAAGCCGAGATAAGATCCGAGATGGAGAAAAAACTTTCCGGGGCCATCGAGCTCCTGAACGAAGTTCACCGGCAGATAGAGGGCAACCTGGAGGAACTTCTTGCGGCCAATCCCTACCGATTGGTCCGACTCTGGCAAAAGGTTCTGTCGCGTCTTCTGGTCAGGGAGGTCGCCTTCGACCAGGAGGCGGCTCTTCGCCTTCTAAAGGGGCTGTTGTCCAGGGCAAGCGAAAAGGAGGATCTCAGAGTCTACCTGAATCCGGACGACCTGGACCTGATAGAGTCTCAGAAGGGCAACTTCGGAGATCTCATGCGGGGGATCCGTAACATAGAGTTCATGGCCGACGACGAGGTCGACAAGGGAAGCTGCATAGTCGAGACCGGCCTCGGCATATACGACGCTAGATGGCGCACCCAACTGGAGCAGATCGGAGTGGAGGTCGAGGGAGTCCTGACGGAGGGAATGGCCAATGACGAAGACCGTTGA
- a CDS encoding MotE family protein, with the protein MAEDRNVQDPIDEGNEKRKEKKKTASKGLRRFMLLLFLLVGVAGAAIGLQFSGVWDARPLLYSIVPKLPYVGDRLSDLLEVPEVYTMTVEERRRYELRLWEDRLAEKELSLDELERRLVALSSDLSARRDRIEIDEARIISMDQSPESEKELSELEKADFERVVRTYQEISARRAAKIVESLDPALAVKILRSLPEDDSAKILGRMDAAKAAWLTEQLASKKR; encoded by the coding sequence ATGGCTGAAGATAGAAACGTGCAGGATCCCATAGACGAGGGGAACGAGAAGCGGAAGGAAAAGAAAAAAACCGCTTCAAAGGGGCTTCGCAGATTCATGCTCCTCTTGTTTCTGCTCGTCGGAGTGGCAGGAGCGGCGATAGGACTTCAGTTCAGCGGGGTCTGGGACGCCAGGCCTCTTTTATATTCCATAGTGCCAAAGCTTCCCTACGTGGGAGATCGGCTCTCGGATCTTCTGGAGGTTCCGGAGGTCTATACCATGACGGTGGAGGAGCGGCGGCGGTACGAACTTCGCCTGTGGGAGGACCGCCTGGCTGAAAAAGAGCTCTCTCTCGACGAGTTGGAGCGAAGGTTGGTTGCCCTTTCGTCGGATCTCTCGGCCAGGAGAGACCGAATAGAGATAGACGAGGCTCGGATAATCTCGATGGATCAGAGCCCTGAATCGGAGAAAGAACTTTCGGAGCTTGAAAAAGCCGACTTCGAGAGGGTCGTTCGCACCTATCAGGAGATATCGGCCCGTAGAGCGGCGAAGATAGTCGAGAGCCTGGATCCGGCCCTGGCTGTGAAGATACTCAGATCTCTGCCGGAAGACGACAGTGCTAAGATACTTGGCCGCATGGACGCGGCGAAAGCGGCGTGGCTGACGGAACAGCTGGCTTCAAAAAAACGGTAG
- the fliG gene encoding flagellar motor switch protein FliG produces the protein MTKDMSSRQLKGKQKGAILMVTLGNEVAARTYKNLDETSIEVLTLEIANLRKVTSEQRLAVLKDAQEIILAREYMAQGGVDYAREVLEKALGPERAQSLLTRITASLQVRPFDFMRHSDPQQLISFIQGEHPQTIALILSYLTPEQAAAVIGRLSASMQAEVTKRVAKMDRITPEVLREVERVLERKFSTIIGQDFTMAGGIDSVVEIINRVDRGTERNIMENLEENDPELAEEIKRRLFVFEDISGLDDRSIQRVLREVEMKDLGLALKGATEDLKTKFTKNMSQRAADMLTEDMQYMGPVRVRDVEEAQQKIVNVVRALEDAGEIVIARGGEEELIV, from the coding sequence ATGACGAAGGATATGTCCTCCAGGCAGCTTAAGGGGAAGCAAAAGGGAGCCATCCTGATGGTTACCCTTGGCAACGAAGTAGCCGCCAGGACCTATAAGAATCTGGACGAGACCAGCATAGAGGTACTTACACTGGAAATAGCCAATCTCAGAAAGGTCACCTCAGAACAGAGGTTGGCCGTCCTGAAGGATGCCCAGGAAATCATACTGGCCCGTGAATACATGGCCCAGGGAGGCGTCGACTATGCCAGGGAAGTCCTCGAAAAGGCCCTCGGTCCAGAAAGGGCTCAAAGCCTTCTCACCAGGATCACTGCCAGCCTTCAGGTCCGCCCCTTCGACTTTATGCGCCACAGCGATCCTCAGCAGTTGATAAGCTTTATACAGGGCGAACATCCTCAGACGATAGCTCTCATTTTGTCCTACCTAACTCCGGAACAGGCCGCCGCCGTAATAGGCCGACTCTCTGCCAGCATGCAGGCTGAGGTCACCAAGAGGGTCGCCAAGATGGACCGTATAACGCCGGAGGTTCTTCGGGAGGTGGAGAGAGTGTTGGAGAGGAAGTTCAGCACCATCATCGGCCAGGACTTCACCATGGCAGGGGGCATCGACTCGGTGGTGGAGATCATCAACCGTGTCGATCGCGGAACGGAGAGAAACATCATGGAGAACCTGGAGGAAAACGATCCGGAGCTGGCGGAGGAGATCAAACGCCGTCTGTTCGTCTTCGAGGACATCTCCGGACTGGACGATCGCTCCATCCAGAGGGTGCTTCGCGAGGTGGAGATGAAAGACCTCGGACTTGCCCTCAAGGGTGCTACGGAGGATCTCAAGACCAAGTTCACCAAAAATATGTCTCAGAGAGCTGCCGACATGCTCACCGAAGATATGCAGTACATGGGTCCCGTCCGTGTGAGGGATGTGGAGGAAGCCCAGCAGAAGATCGTCAACGTCGTTCGAGCCCTGGAGGACGCTGGCGAGATCGTCATAGCAAGAGGCGGGGAGGAAGAGCTGATTGTCTGA
- a CDS encoding flagellar hook-length control protein FliK — protein sequence MLIGCDFTINASKGISVSSVRSGSEPLEKKDGKSLFEALLSDSGSESAGKKAGAESKENAPSATKHAPDEEAEEAGDVLGYVEGGLSSSSRLSIPSFMNMVPEGQQPDALVCTDPVDSNSINGSVDPSGFESSYMGATEGGGISKWLSGLLEKALLGDGEVSGTFSSESNGAIGKLRALMKSSGGDIDWKEVESLLGDFDLSEDGSPSLSELSERLGLEVKMEGESLSISGNSPYFALTLAIDEELDEDRSVVGSFSLFLDVDEDAGGDALLERADEADLRKEGLLFLADLIQKEGVDIRISETADDVVASSVPLKEGRSSFLDVSQKVPSSETAQSASEEVSSEKVKVPLPANSPELSGRETTDKDSSPKDGLGASLGSLIDSIGLRAGKEAPVEVLPQRGAPALPQGITNIIRFMQANGETKAQVVVEPPAMGRVEIELHVVPGGMEASMKVDNVAVRDMIRTQMPLLQDLLAEQGISLSGMSVDVRSGDGQRQQWNGESAGNRGLDDGESLDGSEEDASVARIDLEQGLLVWMA from the coding sequence ATGCTTATAGGTTGTGACTTTACGATAAACGCCTCTAAAGGCATTTCCGTCTCTTCCGTTCGTAGCGGATCCGAGCCTCTTGAGAAAAAAGACGGGAAAAGCCTGTTCGAAGCCCTTCTTTCCGACTCCGGATCGGAGTCGGCCGGTAAAAAAGCCGGGGCCGAGTCTAAAGAAAATGCCCCCTCCGCCACGAAACACGCGCCAGATGAGGAGGCAGAGGAAGCCGGCGATGTCCTGGGATACGTGGAGGGAGGACTCTCCTCCTCGTCCAGGCTTTCGATCCCCAGCTTCATGAACATGGTCCCGGAGGGGCAACAGCCCGATGCCCTGGTCTGCACCGATCCCGTAGATTCGAACTCTATAAACGGGTCCGTCGACCCATCGGGTTTCGAGTCCTCCTACATGGGAGCAACCGAGGGCGGGGGAATCTCGAAATGGCTGTCAGGCCTTCTAGAAAAAGCCCTTCTTGGCGACGGGGAGGTCAGCGGCACCTTTTCCTCCGAATCGAACGGTGCCATCGGAAAACTTCGAGCCTTGATGAAATCATCAGGCGGAGATATCGACTGGAAAGAGGTCGAGTCTCTTTTAGGGGATTTCGATCTGTCCGAAGATGGCAGTCCTTCCCTTTCGGAACTTTCGGAGAGACTGGGGCTTGAGGTTAAAATGGAGGGAGAATCTCTCAGTATATCCGGAAATTCCCCTTATTTTGCCCTCACGTTAGCCATCGACGAGGAACTTGACGAGGATCGCTCGGTGGTCGGGTCTTTCTCCCTATTTCTCGATGTCGATGAGGATGCTGGAGGCGATGCTCTCTTAGAGAGAGCCGATGAGGCTGATCTGCGCAAGGAAGGGCTTCTCTTTCTGGCGGATCTGATCCAAAAAGAGGGAGTCGATATCCGTATCTCCGAGACGGCTGACGATGTGGTGGCCTCCTCCGTTCCTTTAAAAGAAGGGAGATCGTCTTTCCTGGACGTCTCGCAAAAGGTCCCCTCGTCGGAGACGGCGCAGTCCGCTTCGGAAGAGGTCTCGTCGGAAAAAGTCAAGGTCCCTCTGCCCGCCAACTCTCCTGAACTTTCCGGTAGGGAGACCACCGACAAGGATTCTTCCCCGAAGGACGGTCTGGGAGCCTCTCTGGGGTCCTTGATCGACTCGATCGGATTGAGGGCAGGAAAAGAGGCCCCCGTGGAGGTCTTGCCTCAAAGAGGCGCTCCGGCGTTGCCCCAGGGTATAACAAATATAATACGTTTTATGCAGGCGAACGGAGAGACCAAGGCCCAGGTCGTGGTCGAGCCTCCTGCGATGGGCAGGGTTGAGATAGAGCTTCATGTGGTTCCCGGCGGCATGGAGGCGTCCATGAAGGTCGATAACGTGGCCGTCAGGGATATGATCAGGACCCAGATGCCTCTTCTTCAAGACCTGCTTGCGGAGCAGGGAATATCCCTATCCGGCATGAGTGTGGATGTAAGAAGCGGTGACGGACAAAGACAGCAGTGGAACGGAGAGTCCGCGGGAAATCGCGGTCTCGACGACGGCGAATCGCTCGACGGTTCGGAAGAGGATGCCTCGGTCGCTAGGATAGACCTAGAACAAGGGCTTCTCGTTTGGATGGCTTAG
- a CDS encoding flagellar FlbD family protein, which yields MIEVSRLNGSMFILNADLIETVEANPDTVVTLLNGHRYVVKETPEEIVERAAAYRAKRGASPSLT from the coding sequence TTGATAGAGGTCTCCAGACTCAACGGATCGATGTTCATCCTGAACGCCGATTTGATAGAGACCGTGGAGGCCAATCCCGACACGGTGGTCACCTTGTTGAACGGCCATCGTTACGTCGTGAAGGAAACTCCCGAGGAAATAGTGGAACGGGCGGCGGCCTATCGGGCCAAACGAGGGGCGTCGCCCTCTTTGACGTAG
- the fliI gene encoding flagellar protein export ATPase FliI: MTKTVDFRHLLDSLDSRLSQRDLVRVNGRVAKVVGLVVESKGPDVRVGDLCDIRFRKGQKNLEAEVVGFREDRVLLMPLGELRDIGPGCEVVSMGRPLGVNVGPGLLGRILDGLGRPMDEKGPVGSSEFYPLYATPPHPLRRQTISEPLPVGVRAVDGVLTLGRGQRIGIFAGSGVGKSTLLGMMARNTEAEINVIGLVGERGREVREFIERDLGPEGLKRSVLVVATSDQPPLVRLKAAFTATAVAEYFRDQGKDVLLMMDSVTRVAYAQREVGLAVGEPPATRGYTPSVFALLPRLLERAGAGTKGSITGIYTVLVEGDDMNEPVADSVRGILDGHVVLSRKIAARNFYPCIDILNSVSRVMPSIIDKGHLDGAGRVREVLARYAEAEDLISIGAYHKGSNPRADWALDNLGDVEAFLRQGIGEASSFDETVGIIASIASQGMTGR, translated from the coding sequence ATGACGAAGACCGTTGATTTCAGACACCTTCTGGATTCCCTCGACTCCAGGCTGTCCCAGAGGGACCTGGTCAGAGTTAACGGACGGGTCGCGAAAGTCGTAGGATTAGTGGTCGAGTCCAAGGGGCCGGATGTCCGGGTCGGTGACCTCTGCGATATCAGGTTTAGAAAGGGGCAAAAAAACCTGGAGGCCGAGGTCGTAGGCTTTCGAGAGGACCGGGTTCTTCTGATGCCTCTTGGGGAGCTGCGGGACATCGGCCCGGGATGCGAGGTCGTCTCTATGGGACGCCCATTGGGAGTCAACGTAGGTCCCGGTTTGTTGGGGAGGATTCTCGATGGACTGGGACGCCCCATGGACGAAAAGGGTCCGGTCGGTTCCAGCGAATTCTACCCTCTTTACGCAACCCCTCCCCATCCTTTAAGGAGACAGACCATATCGGAGCCTCTACCCGTTGGAGTCAGGGCGGTCGATGGCGTTCTGACCCTCGGCAGAGGACAGCGAATAGGCATTTTCGCTGGATCGGGAGTCGGTAAAAGCACCCTTCTAGGCATGATGGCCCGAAACACCGAGGCGGAGATAAACGTTATAGGTTTGGTAGGAGAGCGTGGTCGAGAGGTCCGGGAATTCATAGAGAGAGATCTGGGGCCGGAAGGACTAAAGAGATCGGTACTAGTCGTGGCCACCTCGGACCAGCCTCCGCTTGTCAGACTCAAAGCGGCCTTTACCGCCACTGCCGTCGCCGAGTATTTTAGAGATCAGGGCAAGGACGTGCTCTTGATGATGGACTCGGTTACCAGGGTGGCATACGCTCAGAGGGAGGTTGGACTGGCGGTGGGAGAGCCTCCCGCTACCAGAGGATACACGCCCTCAGTCTTCGCCCTTCTTCCCAGACTACTGGAGAGGGCCGGTGCAGGAACCAAGGGAAGCATAACCGGCATATACACCGTTCTGGTAGAAGGGGACGATATGAACGAGCCCGTAGCCGACTCGGTCAGAGGGATTCTGGATGGACACGTGGTCCTATCTCGAAAGATAGCGGCCAGAAACTTCTATCCCTGCATAGACATCCTCAACAGCGTCAGCCGTGTAATGCCCTCCATAATCGATAAGGGACACCTAGACGGGGCCGGAAGGGTCAGAGAAGTCCTGGCCAGATACGCCGAGGCGGAGGACCTTATCTCGATAGGTGCCTATCATAAAGGGTCCAATCCTCGAGCGGACTGGGCTCTGGATAACTTGGGAGATGTAGAAGCCTTTCTTCGTCAGGGAATCGGAGAGGCCTCCTCCTTCGATGAAACGGTGGGGATCATCGCTTCCATAGCCTCTCAGGGAATGACCGGCCGTTGA
- a CDS encoding lytic transglycosylase domain-containing protein, translating to MRHISGPDFQGIREVMERIGHLRRKMGIEISQSPVDFDSALKEAEGNRAVEPEDKESSNLREDGLSGAGSIVRSMVASAGESLKDTASEIARRYGVDEKLVHSVISVESAWRPDAVSPKGAVGLMQLMPGTAKMLGVDPDDPVQNIEGGVKYLSQLSEKYSGDLEKTLAAYNAGPGRVDSYGGIPPFRETENYVRKVLGLYRG from the coding sequence ATGAGACATATATCGGGACCGGATTTCCAGGGAATCCGCGAGGTTATGGAGCGTATAGGGCACCTTCGTCGCAAGATGGGAATCGAAATATCCCAGTCGCCAGTAGACTTCGATTCCGCCCTAAAGGAAGCTGAGGGCAATAGGGCTGTCGAACCGGAGGATAAAGAAAGCTCTAATCTTCGAGAGGACGGACTTTCCGGGGCTGGAAGCATAGTCAGAAGCATGGTGGCCTCCGCCGGAGAATCCCTCAAGGATACAGCCTCCGAGATAGCCCGACGCTACGGCGTCGACGAAAAGCTCGTACACTCGGTTATCTCGGTGGAATCGGCCTGGCGTCCCGATGCGGTCTCTCCGAAAGGGGCCGTAGGGCTCATGCAGCTTATGCCCGGCACCGCTAAAATGCTGGGTGTCGACCCAGACGATCCGGTTCAGAACATCGAGGGAGGCGTCAAGTATCTGTCCCAGCTGTCCGAAAAATACAGTGGAGACCTCGAAAAAACCCTCGCAGCCTACAACGCAGGTCCCGGAAGGGTGGACTCCTACGGAGGGATACCGCCCTTTAGGGAAACGGAAAACTACGTACGTAAGGTGTTGGGACTCTACAGAGGATAA